From the Clostridium sp. Marseille-P299 genome, one window contains:
- the cysD gene encoding sulfate adenylyltransferase subunit CysD yields MNHLDELEAQSIYIIREAYKKLGKLGMLWSIGKDSTVLLWLAKKAFFGHCPFPFIHVDTTFKIPEMIAYRDQVAKELNLDLIVHTNKEAIEAGMGPDKGRLVCCKALKTEGLQQVTKLYEFEGLIVGVRRDEEGSRSKERVFSERNKQDEWDYSNQPPELWNQFKTDFPKGNHIRVHPLLAWNELDIWEYIKREEIKVIDLYFSKNGERYRSLGCAPCTNKVKSEAKTVDDIIEELKHTTVSERAGRAQDQEDSYAMQKLRKDGYM; encoded by the coding sequence ATGAATCATTTAGACGAATTAGAAGCGCAAAGTATTTATATTATTAGAGAAGCCTATAAAAAATTAGGGAAATTAGGAATGTTATGGTCCATTGGAAAGGATTCTACGGTATTGTTATGGCTAGCGAAGAAGGCATTTTTTGGACACTGTCCATTTCCTTTTATTCATGTGGATACGACATTTAAAATACCTGAAATGATCGCATATAGGGATCAAGTAGCAAAGGAATTAAATTTAGATCTTATTGTGCATACAAATAAAGAAGCAATTGAAGCGGGAATGGGTCCAGATAAAGGTAGATTAGTTTGTTGTAAGGCATTAAAGACAGAGGGATTACAGCAAGTAACTAAATTATATGAGTTTGAAGGGCTAATCGTTGGTGTAAGAAGAGATGAAGAGGGCTCAAGATCAAAAGAAAGAGTATTTTCAGAACGAAATAAGCAAGATGAATGGGACTACTCCAATCAACCTCCAGAATTATGGAATCAATTTAAAACGGATTTTCCAAAAGGAAATCACATTCGTGTTCATCCTTTGCTTGCATGGAATGAACTTGACATATGGGAATATATAAAAAGAGAAGAAATTAAGGTCATTGATTTATACTTCTCAAAGAATGGTGAAAGATATCGTAGTTTAGGATGTGCTCCATGTACGAATAAAGTGAAGTCAGAGGCTAAGACCGTAGATGATATTATCGAAGAATTAAAACACACAACTGTTTCTGAAAGAGCAGGTCGTGCCCAAGATCAAGAAGACTCCTACGCAATGCAAAAACTAAGAAAAGACGGGTATATGTAG
- a CDS encoding 4Fe-4S dicluster domain-containing protein, with protein MSIVINKENCIRCGKCLEVCPGSLIKKDENGFAFIKYKNDCWGCASCVKECHKGAIHFYLGADIGGMGSYMYTKCEGDITQWIINKPDGTKMSISINKKESNNY; from the coding sequence ATGAGCATAGTAATTAATAAAGAAAATTGCATCCGTTGTGGCAAATGTCTTGAAGTATGCCCAGGTAGCTTAATTAAAAAAGATGAAAATGGTTTTGCTTTTATAAAATATAAAAATGATTGTTGGGGCTGCGCTTCGTGCGTAAAGGAATGTCATAAGGGTGCAATTCATTTTTATCTTGGGGCAGATATTGGGGGAATGGGTAGCTATATGTACACAAAATGTGAAGGGGATATCACACAGTGGATTATAAATAAACCAGACGGAACAAAAATGAGTATTTCTATAAATAAAAAAGAATCAAATAACTATTAG
- a CDS encoding adenylyl-sulfate reductase subunit alpha: protein MQVVKEYCDILILGGGTAGCYAALTIAKQSNVKTIVVEKANIKRSGCLAAGVNAINAYIVKGRTPEDYVDYAKQDAHGIVREDLLLTMARGVNDATKELEKLGLVILKDSDGEYVSRGNRNIKINGENIKPILAKAVNQCKNVTVFNHVTIIDYIVVKNEIKGAIGFSIDEEIMYVFESSAVICATGGAAGLYRPNNPGGSRHKMWYPPFNTGAGYAMGIKAGAEMTSFEMRFIALRLKDTIAPTGTIAQGVFAKQINSCGEEYERIYGNTTSDRVYATVKETMEGRGPSYLKTKGITKEQEQELLKAYLNMAPSQTLAWLESGRVPSEYNAEIEGTEPYIVGGHTASGYWVDTNRATTIKGLYAAGDVAGGCPQKYVTGALVEGKIAAIASLEYIMNMIGNNSNEKNETFNNESLNNENLDNGILNNETTNNEPTNNKHTNNEIINSENLNNVSSSDKNLNNEYYEKRDLNKESMDAFILQKKNELESHLNSKKNTTTFSYEELEEAMQKIMDTYAGGIGANYQYNESTLTIAEDRINQVLELSRTLHANDMQELMYIYELKERLIVSLSVIAHLKSRKETRWHSFAEHMDYPEKDDNHWLKYVNSKVIDGELKVIYRDLVERGEFYEHSN, encoded by the coding sequence GTGCAGGTCGTAAAAGAGTACTGTGATATTTTAATCCTTGGAGGAGGAACTGCTGGGTGCTATGCGGCACTTACAATAGCAAAACAATCTAATGTAAAGACTATAGTTGTAGAAAAGGCAAATATCAAAAGAAGTGGTTGCCTAGCAGCCGGTGTAAATGCCATCAATGCCTATATTGTAAAAGGAAGAACGCCAGAAGATTACGTTGACTATGCAAAACAAGATGCCCATGGAATTGTAAGAGAAGATTTACTTCTAACCATGGCAAGAGGGGTAAATGATGCGACGAAGGAACTTGAAAAGCTTGGACTTGTTATATTAAAAGATTCGGATGGAGAGTATGTCTCTAGGGGGAATCGTAATATTAAAATTAATGGCGAAAATATAAAGCCTATTTTAGCAAAAGCGGTAAATCAGTGTAAAAATGTTACCGTATTTAATCATGTAACAATTATTGATTATATCGTTGTGAAAAATGAAATAAAAGGAGCAATTGGTTTTTCCATTGATGAAGAAATCATGTATGTATTTGAATCGAGTGCAGTTATTTGTGCCACAGGTGGTGCAGCTGGACTTTATCGTCCGAACAACCCAGGAGGTTCTAGACATAAAATGTGGTACCCACCATTTAACACAGGAGCAGGATACGCTATGGGAATTAAAGCAGGTGCAGAAATGACCTCCTTTGAAATGCGTTTTATCGCTCTTCGTTTAAAAGATACCATTGCACCGACAGGGACAATTGCACAGGGAGTATTTGCAAAACAAATCAATTCTTGCGGGGAAGAATATGAAAGAATATATGGGAATACAACGAGTGATCGTGTGTATGCAACAGTAAAAGAAACGATGGAGGGCAGAGGACCTAGTTATCTAAAGACGAAAGGTATAACGAAGGAGCAAGAACAGGAATTACTAAAAGCATACTTAAATATGGCTCCAAGTCAAACCTTGGCATGGTTAGAAAGCGGCAGAGTGCCAAGTGAATATAATGCTGAAATTGAAGGAACTGAACCATACATTGTTGGTGGGCATACGGCGAGTGGTTATTGGGTGGACACGAATCGAGCTACAACAATTAAAGGCCTATATGCTGCAGGTGATGTAGCAGGCGGTTGTCCTCAAAAATACGTTACAGGTGCACTTGTGGAAGGAAAAATTGCTGCAATCGCTTCCTTAGAATACATAATGAATATGATAGGTAACAATTCAAATGAGAAGAATGAGACTTTTAATAATGAGAGCTTAAATAATGAAAACTTAGATAATGGGATCTTAAATAACGAAACCACAAATAATGAACCCACAAATAATAAACACACAAATAATGAGATCATAAATAGCGAGAACTTAAATAATGTGAGCTCAAGTGATAAGAACTTAAATAATGAATATTATGAAAAAAGAGATTTAAATAAAGAGTCTATGGATGCTTTTATATTACAAAAAAAGAATGAACTAGAGTCCCATTTAAATTCGAAAAAAAACACAACTACATTTTCCTATGAAGAGCTTGAAGAAGCGATGCAAAAGATTATGGATACCTATGCAGGGGGAATCGGTGCCAATTATCAATATAACGAAAGTACATTAACAATTGCGGAAGACAGAATCAATCAAGTACTAGAATTAAGCAGAACTTTACATGCAAATGATATGCAAGAACTCATGTATATTTATGAACTAAAGGAAAGATTAATCGTTTCACTAAGCGTAATTGCTCATCTAAAATCAAGGAAGGAAACAAGGTGGCATTCCTTTGCAGAGCACATGGATTATCCAGAAAAAGATGATAATCATTGGTTAAAATATGTGAACTCAAAAGTAATCGACGGAGAACTTAAAGTAATATATAGAGACTTAGTTGAGCGAGGAGAATTCTATGAGCATAGTAATTAA